In Corvus moneduloides isolate bCorMon1 chromosome 3, bCorMon1.pri, whole genome shotgun sequence, one DNA window encodes the following:
- the LOC116441844 gene encoding cullin-9-like isoform X2, whose amino-acid sequence MRAPPGSDPSAAMVNEKHSGTLLVQLGPKLQAYPEELLRQRRGHDGRPEYLVQWSVVSSAEKAAGGSSASSAESKAEHISMWMSAEEVCASCPALLGRRRPEGPRPREEKAPGPLAADVPLDEASLLEMKADVRSLVQRAGRQVAEAGTPECSILSTVHVLGAYASIGSLAGAFRETGALELLMAMLGHKEKRIRRSAGQMLRALASHDAGSRAYVLLSLSQQDGIEQHMDFDSRCTLLELFAEITSSAEHCMSFEGIHLPQIPGKQLFVLVKRYLCVTSLLDKLSGGVEQGEEQQGCAMPSPVSEERSRVKQEFEFSMAMANLISELVHVMGWSHSHRAEPLAQRELQPRPARSIFQHKTPASTAVEAAPTSPAKEPVTFKTRSAFPSRSSYVEYVQATLVSGMRVRMLEDYEQVTAGDEGDFRRSNDGMPPVQVYWQALGCTYWVHWHMVEIIGPSEHKELEGQEKVNTLTRNHRLRAVPQPFLCKPLGGLYSLPYLGQRLPKAAEALSRAEWWELLFFVRKLEAQEQKEITCLIQQHQGEQVDEEALMQLSVPAKLAQKVLQVLEKRCQGSSLRDLRGSRVYGRHFLGRGAEQDGGGSSAVCSEGDGCRSTGPKGTMAKASEEELSAAVGPPQARSVAVKSDSQLFSELFEREGLFLPEVTEEQSQVLGSSEGVSESGSLASVAAVVDVIQSRSSAVGLRLAGLKHILKMLEEESKSEQQVGTAQGGLGTIGSAGEKLVRVAVELLSTEAAEKALVAVTLRLLAVLLARYERRVPFATEGGVRAVLACMQQHGCSGLVQQAGLAALKVLVGAADAEPGGAGGKPLPWNHGDAQMMREIFASIGSASSEGSASLLSAIPAALSTMQRVPGGSSGVQNGLLVVNMLMDGHRGLAEQLASCGLLEVLQSCWRDGQSGGCPQAVLALSAINRLAEHRLPLGPQAAGREVPLDPKGVQMLLGGLEDGVLSKEVVVALERQLCSEGPAPAGQVAQLLQDHSCFRLLLRSLELLGTEKAVSLSILRILNKFLDSYQEDVLPWHECVEPCVSCLSTHSSSWEVLQEVVGFLHRLGSASKDCVVVMCHVGTHEALSKALEKHSTVPSLAPALLELVTECEKFASLYKKLTSSILAGCIQLVLGQIEEHRRSHQPISIPFFDVFLHNLCRGSSMEVKEDKCWEKVQVSSNSHQASKLTDRNPRTYWESNGSTGSHFITVHMQCGVVIRELSMLVASEDSSYMPSRVVVLGGDSPATIRTELNAVTILPSDSRVILLENMTRFWPIIQIRVKRCQQGGIDTRVRGIEVLGPKPTLWPIFKEQLCRRTFLSCTARAHAWSQEICRDRGRLLQLFGRLNGALQHEQGFASCFLPDDEAARALGRTFWEALVNPLVQSITSPGADGVSPLGWLLSEYLESVELPRHATGRRATFGSCVRRLTQLLVHVDPGGAEPEESRAAGGKEGKNKEVLARTAKAVVEKPRGLWGISQCWRGVVQQQVQRFLEAAGQAPDLAERYCRLYQRLRGATEELFGQQAAFVLALGQGFAGALLQLSFLTALHVSEQFARYLDVQIQELRRAAGSTGPLERLQQFLEPFVVFSGLELAHTFEHFYRHYLGDRLLTQGPSWLEGGIVEQIGLCFPSRFPQDMLSNLAESEELQRQFCLFQLQEQDKRLLELDTGLDEVLGTASVADVPEVKVLALSPRCWPVSPLCYMENPGRFFPAVLSSPLAEFADFCRQSQSQLGWECTKPRRLQWTWLGHAELQFGDCVLHVSTLQMYILLCFNSVQEVAVEALLQATGLPADLVHHALTPLTHGQGVLEGSCAPGGALRLNQAALAQASGRQLRLRPQQRYLRTERAEVSALERKRNVLCCLITRILKVEKQLHIDNLVFRVIDACQKGELGPGVQFLSFCCHSVDVLSCILHLLNQGYLRRQEGRPHVLEYISAESTTLPTSQVQPQVAFQTVEIKTAASLASAERRQTFSTFR is encoded by the exons ATGCGGGCTCCACCTGGCTCGG ACCCATCTGCTGCCATGGTGAATGAGAAGCACAGTGGCACCCTGCTTGTGCAGCTGGGGCCCAAACTGCAGGCCTacccagaggagctgctccgGCAGCGGCGAGGCCACGACGGCCGCCCGGAATACCTGGTGCAGTGGAGCGTCGTTAGCTCGGCAGAGAAAGCAGCGGGAGGCAGCAGTGCCTCCTCTGCAGAGAGCAAGGCAGAGCACATCTCCATGTGGATGTCTGCAGAAGAGGTCTGTGCCAGCTGCCCGGCGCTGCTGGGCCGGAGGAGGCCGGAAGGGCCGCGGCCGAGAGAGGAGAAGGCGCCCGGGCCGTTGGCCGCGGATGTGCCGCTGGACGAAGCCTCGCTGCTGGAGATGAAGGCCGATGTCAGGAGCCTGGTGCAGCGAGCTGGGCGCCAGGTGGCCGAGGCCGGGACGCCCGAGTGCTCCATCCTGAGCACGGTGCACGTGCTGGGCGCCTACGCCAGCATCGGCTCTCTGGCGGGCGCCTTCAGGGAGACGggagccctggagctgctgatggCGATGCTGGGCCACAAGGAGAAGCGGATCCGCCGCAGCGCTGGCCAGATGCTGCGGGCTCTGGCTTCACATGATGCAG gGAGCCGGGCCTatgtcctgctgtccctgagccagcaggatGGCATTGAGCAGCACATGGACTTTGACAGTCGCTGCACCTTGCTGGAGCTGTTTGCTGAGATCACATcctctgcagagcactgcaTGTCCTTCGAGGGGATTCACCTCCCGCAG atccctgggaagcagctgttTGTCCTGGTGAAGCGCTACCTGTGTGTGACTTCTCTCCTGGACAAGCTGAGCGGTGGcgtggagcagggagaggagcagcagggctgtgctaTGCCCAGCCCTGTCTCTGAGGAGAGGAGCCGTGTGAAGCAGGAGTTTGAGTTCAGCATGGCCATGGCAAACCTCATCTCGGAGCTGGTGCACGTGATGGGCTGGagccacagccacagggcaGAGCCGCTGGCCCAACGGGAGCTGCAGCCTCGCCCTGCCCGCTCCATCTTCCAGCACAAGActccagccagcactgctgtcgAAGCAGCTCCCACATCCCCAGCAAAGGAGCCCGTGACCTTCAAGACGCGCTCGGCCTTCCCGAGCCGCAGCAGCTACGTGGAGTACGTGCAGGCCACGCTGGTGAGCGGCATGAGGGTGCGCATGCTCGAGGACTACGAGCAGGTCACCGCCGGCGACGAGGGCGACTTCCGCCGCAGCAATGATGGCATGCCCCCGGTGCAG GTGTACTGGCAAGCTCTGGGCTGTACGTACTGGGTTCACTGGCACATGGTGGAGATCATTGGCCCTTCGGAGCACAAGGAGCTTGAGGGCCAGGAGAAGGTGAACACCCTGACACGAAACCACAGACTGAGAGCAG ttCCACAGCCATTCCTGTGCAAGCCCTTGGGGGGGCTGTACTCCCTGCCTTACCTGGGGCAGCGGCTGCCTAAGGCTGCAGAGGCACTGAGCCGTGCCGAgtggtgggagctgctgttCTTTGTGAGGAAGCTGGAGGCACAGGAGCAGAAAGAGATCACCTGTctcatccagcagcaccagggagaGCAG GTGGATGAAGAAGCCCTGATGCAGCTGTCGGTGCCTGCGAAGCTGGCCCAGAAGGTGCTGCAGGTCCTGGAGAAGCGGTGCCAGGGCAGCTCTCTGCGTGACCTGCGCGGCTCCCGTGTCTACGGCAGACACTTCCTCGGCaggggggcagagcaggatggtgGAGGGAGCAGCGCAGTGTGCTCCGAGGGCGACGGCTGCAGGAGCACCGGCCCCAAAGGCACGATGGCCAAGGCGTCGGAGGAAGAGCTTTCTGCAGCCGTAGGGCCGCCCCAGGCGCGCAGCGTGGCAGTGAAGTCGGATTCCCAGCTGTTCAGCGAGCTCTTTGAGAGGGAAGGGCTGTTCTTGCCAGAGGTGAcggaggagcagagccagg tgctgggcagctccGAGGGGGTGAGCGAGAGCGGCTCGCTGGCCAGCGTTGCAGCCGTGGTGGACGTGATCCAGAGCCGCAGCTCGGCGGTGGGGCTGCGCTTAGCTGGGCTCAAGCACATCCTGAAGATGCTGGAGGAGGAGTCCAAGTCGGAGCAGCAAGTCGGCACAGCCCAGGGCGGGCTGGGCACCATCGGGAGCGCTGG GGAGAAGCTGGTGCGGGTGGCCGTGGAGCTGCTGAGCACGGAGGCGGCAGAGAAGGCGCTGGTGGCGGTGACGCTGCGGCTGCTGGCCGTGCTGCTGGCCCGGTACGAGCGGCGCGTGCCCTTTGCCACGGAGGGCGGCGTGCGGGCCGTGCTGGCCTGCATGCAGCAGCACGGCTGCTCCGGCCTGGTGCAGCAGGCCGGCCTGGCG GCCCTGAAGGTGCTGGTGGGAGCTGCGGACGCTGAGCCGGGAGGTGCCGGTGGGAAGCCCTTGCCCTGGAACCACGGCGACGCACAGATGATGCGGGAGATCTTTGCCAGCATCGGCTCTGCCTCCAGCgagggctctgccagcctgctgagcgccatccctgctgccctgagCACCATGCAGAGGGTGCCGGG gggctCCTCAGGGGTGCAGAACGGCCTGCTGGTGGTGAACATGCTGATGGATGGGCACCGGGGCCTGGCGGAGCAGCTGGCGAGCTGCGGTctcctggaggtgctgcagagctgctggagggacgGGCAGAGCGGCGGCTGCCCGCAGGCCGTGCTGGCCCTCAGCGCCATCAATCGCCTGGCCGAGCACCGGCTGCCCCTGGGCCCGCAGGCAGCAG GCAGAGAGGTCCCGTTGGACCCGAAGGGCGTGCAGATGCTCCTGGGTGGCCTGGAGGACGGCGTCTTGTccaaggaggtggtggtggcCCTGGAGCGGCAGCTCTGCAGCGAAGGCCCTGCTCCCGCTGGCCAggtggctcagctgctgcaggaccaCAGCTGCTTCAGGCTGTTGCTGCGCagcttggagctgctggggacagagaagGCTGTGAGCCTGAGCATCCTCAG GATCCTGAACAAGTTCCTGGACAGTTATCAGGAGGATGTGCTGCCCTGGCATGAGTGTGTGGAGCCCTGTGTGTCCTGCCtgagcacccacagcagcagctgggag gtgctgcaggaggttGTTGGCTTCCTGCACCGCCTGGGCAGCGCCAGCAAGGACTGCGTGGTGGTGATGTGCCACGTGGGCACCCACGAGGCTCTGAGCAAAGCCCTGGAAAAGCACAGCACGGTCCCGTCGCTGGCGCCGGCCCTGCTCGAGCTGGTGACGGAGTGTGAGAAGTTCGCCAGCCTCTACAAGAAGCTGACGAGCAGCATCTTGGCCGGCTGCATCCAG CTGGTCCTGGGACAGATTGAGGAGCACCGCCGGAGCCACCAGCCCATCAGCATCCCCTTCTTCGACGTCTTCCTGCACAACCTGTGCCGAG GCTCCAGCATGGAGGTGAAGGAGGACAAGTGTTGGGAGAAGGTgcaggtctcttccaactcgCACCAGGCCAGCAAGCTCACGGACAGGAACCCCAGGACCTACTGGGAGTCGAACGGCAGCACCGGCTCCCACTTCATCACTGTGCACATGCAGTGTGGGGTGGTGATCAG ggagctgagcatgCTGGTGGCCAGCGAGGACTCCAGCTACATGCCATCGCGGGTCGTGGTGCTGGGCGGGGACAGCCCTGCCACCATCAGGACGGAGCTCAATGCG GTGACCATCCTGCCCTCGGACAGCAGAGTGATCCTGCTGGAGAACATGACCCGCTTCTGGCCCATCATCCAGATCCGGGTGAAGCGGTGCCAGCAG GGTGGCATTGACACACGTGTGCGTGGCATCGAGGTGCTGGGTCCCAAGCCCACTTTGTGGCCCATCTtcaaggagcagctgtgccGGCGGACGTTCCTCTCCTGCACTGCTCGGGCTCATGCCTGGAGCCAGGAGATCTGCCGAGACCGGGGgcggctgctgcagctctttggCAG ACTGAACGGGGCGCTGCAGCACGAGCAGGGCTTTGCCAGCTGCTTCCTTCCTGACGATGAGGCAGCCCGGGCACTGGGCAGGACGTTCTGGGAGGCCCTGGTGAACCCCTTGGTGCAGAGCATCACCAGCCCAG GCGCTGATGGTGTCAGtcctctgggctggctgctgaGCGAGTACCTGGAGAGCGTGGAGCTGCCCCGCCATGCCACGGGGCGCAGGGCTACCTTTGGCTCCTGCGTGCGGCGCCTGACCCAGCTCCTGGTGCACGTGGACCCCGGCGGCGCCGagccagaggagagcagagcagctg gtgggaaggaggggaagaacaAGGAGGTGCTGGCCAGGACTGCAAAGGCAGTGGTGGAGAAGCCGAGAGGTCTGTGGGGAATCTCGCAGTGCTGGCGTGGCGTGGTGCAGCAGCAG GTGCAGCGGTTCCTGGAGGCGGCGGGGCAGGCGCCGGACCTTGCGGAGCGCTACTGCCGGCTGTACCAGCGCCTGCGCGGGGCCACGGAGGAGCTCTTTGGGCAGCAGGCCGCCTTCGTGctggccctgggccagggcTTTGCAGgggctttgctgcagctctccttccTGACTGCCCTGCAC GTGAGCGAGCAGTTTGCTCGCTACCTTGACGTGCAGATCCAGGAGCTGCGCAGGGCCGCGGGCAGCACGGGGCCTCTGGAGCGGCTGCAGCAGTTCCTGGAGCCCTTTGTCGTCTTCAGCGGCCTGGAGCTTGCCCACACCTTTGAGCACTTCTACAG GCACTACCTGGGGGACCGGCTCCTGACGCAAGGGCCGTCGTGGCTGGAAGGAGGCATCGTGGAGCAGATTGGGCTGTGCTTCCCCAGCCGCTTTCCCCAAGACATGCTGAGCAACTTGGCCGAGTCGGAGGAGCTCCAGCGGCAGTTCtgcctcttccagctgcaggagcaggataagcggctgctggagctggacacAGGCCTGGACGAG GTGCTGGGAACGGCCTCGGTGGCAGATGTGCCGGAGGTGAAGGTGCTGGCCCTGTCCCCGCGCTGCTGGCCTGTGTCCCCGCTCTGCTACATGGAGAACCCTGGGAGGTTTTTCCCGGCGGTGCTGAGCTCCCCCCTGGCTGAGTTTGCTGACTTCTGCCGGCAGA GCCAgagccagctgggctgggagtgcacgAAGCCCCGTCGGCTGCAGTGGACGTGGCTGGGCCACGCCGAGCTGCAGTTTGGAGACTGCGTTCTGCACGTGTCCACGCTGCAGATGTACATCCTGCTGTGCTTCAACAGCGTCCAG gaggtggctgtggaGGCCCTGCTGCAGGCTACGGGGCTCCCTGCTGACCTGGTGCACCACGCACTGACCCCGCTGACCCATGGCCAGGGCGTCCTGGAGGGGAGCTGCGCTCCGGGGG GTGCCCTGCGGCTGAACCAGGCAGCCCTGGCCCAGGCCTCCGGCCGCCAGCTGAGGCTGCGGCCCCAGCAGAGGTACCTGCGGACAGAGAGGGCTGAGGTGAGCGccctggagaggaagaggaacGTCCTGTGCTGCCTCATCACCCGCATCCTCAAGGTGGAGAAGCAGCTGCACATCGACAACCTGGTGTTCAGG GTGATCGATGCCTGCCAGAAGGGCGAGCTGGGGCCGGGGGTGCAGTTCCTGAGCTTCTGCTGCCACAGTGTGGACGTGCTGTCCTGCATCCTGCACCTGTTGAACCAGGGCTATCTCCGGCGCCAGGAGGGGAGGCCTCATGTCTTGGAATACATCTCTGCTGAATCCACAACACTCCCCACTTCTCAGGTACAGCCACAGGTTGCCTTCCAGACTGTAGAGATCAAGACAGCAGCAAGCCTGGCCTCTGCTGAAAGGAGACAGACTTTTTCCACGTTCAGGTAG